The following coding sequences lie in one Montipora foliosa isolate CH-2021 chromosome 11, ASM3666993v2, whole genome shotgun sequence genomic window:
- the LOC137975849 gene encoding adenosine receptor A3-like yields MAITNYSTINEHKKTLTDFLCSSELTQGINVELRWAAALNIFLSITAFIGNAIFLVALNKVSSLHAPSKLLFRTLATTDLCVGIFSQPLTAVALLPEVKQHIHVCRYVSTVRFLTAYPLCMVSLLTSTAINLDRLFALSLRLKYRRFVTLKRTYVVVTVFCVVSVVFTAMSFVSNTVTTWQPQQTAPLNTELYIKTVHTVLWVQLALAVCYTPYFITTVIISRRFSQPSVWLLVVWRYVGTLLYFNSSLNPILYYWKMRTVKKAMKETVQRVCCSCGCT; encoded by the exons ATGGCGATCACGAATTACTCTACGATAAATGAACACAAAAAAACTTTGACAGACTTTCTTTGCTCATCAGAATTGACACAAGGAATTAATGTCGAACTTCGATGGGCCGCAGCCCTtaacatttttctttccatcacTGCATTTATTGGAAATGCCATCTTCTTAGTCGCTCTTAACAAGGTATCCTCGCTTCATGCACCGTCGAAACTCTTGTTTCGTACCTTGGCCACAACGGATCTTTGTGTTGGTATCTTCTCTCAGCCGCTGACTGCCGTCGCGTTGCTGCCCGAAGTTAAACAACATATTCACGTTTGCAGATATGTTAGTACTGTACGTTTTTTAACAGCTTACCCTTTGTGCATGGTATCCTTGCTTACGTCGACTGCTATAAACTTGGACAGATTATTTGCCTTGTCTTTGAGGCTAAAATACCGACGGTTTGTCACCCTGAAGAGGACATATGTTGTTGTAACCGTCTTTTGCGTTGTGTCCGTGGTGTTTACGGCTATGTCGTTTGTGAGCAACACCGTGACGACCTG GCAACCGCAGCAAACAGCTCCACTAAACACCGAACTTTACATAAAGACAGTTCACACTGTATTATGGGTGCAGTTGGCTTTGGCTGTTTGCTACACACCGTATTTCATCACAACGGTTATTATATCTCGTCGATTTAGTCAGCCCAGTGTGTGGCTTCTTGTTGTGTGGAGATATGTGGGAACTTTGCTTTATTTCAACTCCTCCTTAAACCCGATTCTTTACTACTGGAAGATGAGGACAGTGAAAAAAGCAATGAAAGAGACAGTTCAACGAGTTTGCTGCTCCTGCGGTTGTACCTGA
- the LOC137977180 gene encoding uncharacterized protein has translation MPRESSRIVSKSIEQFFLQFRHFSCNLTHISNDLINIPGFVAVRRDRPDDQRGGGLCTYINAELDFTELSDLSDPAFETQWFLLKPKRLPRGTNLIILGTVYHPPQNNDLAMRNHLFQSLDSTLARFPNSGIILMGDFNKFNPGPLVSSFDLKQIVKEPTRGTNILDKIYTSISTYYDDVKILPPVGQSDHSSVFVQSSKQSRAHQQPTYSIRRTSKSSDKRGLVNELSTVNWSNLYRMDSVIDQFVHFSHTLSLSVDKHLPLRKTKNHPSDKPWLNEDIKDAISKKQRAWSSGNTLTYNFYRNKVNKLCKSARKIYYENNILNTKTRDANKWWKNVKTVAGLSKFDPLTSIAHEREFKNGLELAEIIASSFCKVSNDLPSLQFDKVPVDGVPDEFIITSHHVEAELEKICLHKAPGPDDIPNWVLLGSCSIFNTSIRQGSVPAIWKCADVIPVLKVPKPRSIESDLRPISLTPVLSKIIEWFVSRWLLHYIRPYIDSFQFGNTKHCSTTHALIHLLHNWLNALDNPQGYNNQILHDRLPSKAFDKIDHNILLLKLKVLGVPPILLNWCADFLTERNLRVKLGQVKSSWHQLNASVPQGTRLGPRFFLIMINDLDCNLPIYKYVDDCTVYEIIPRSSTTSSLQLAIDQITEWTEYNNMSLNVKKTKELRISFLKKPVQFDNLTSAGTEINIVDNFKLLGVTISSDLTWNTHIDVICAKASRRLYALRILKRSGAPPKDIMSVYSAFIRPVLEYARQVWHFSIPQHLNDQIEQVQRRALRIALPHLSYSDGLEAMNIQTLNQRREHCHKLYKNIFIQEDNKLKNLIPVRKLNKYSLRTPRTFDLFKCRTERLKSSFKPKSMSKWDNPNV, from the coding sequence ATGCCAAGGGAAAGCAGCAGAATAGTCAGCAAAAgcatcgaacagtttttcctgcaatttcggcacttttcctgcaatctTACTCATATTTCAAACGATCTAATAAACATTCCTGGCTTTGTAGCCGTTCGTAGAGACCGCCCTGACGATCAACGTGGCGGTGGTCTATGTACTTACATCAACGCTGAGCTCGACTTTACTGAATTATCTGACCTTTCAGACCCAGCGTTCGAAACACAATGGTTTTTACTTAAACCCAAGCGTCTTCCTCGTGGAACCAATTTAATTATATTAGGAACTGTTTACCACCCTCCACAGAATAACGACCTTGCTATGAGAAATCACTTATTTCAATCGTTAGATAGTACCCTTGCACGTTTTCCTAATTCTGGCATCATATTGATGGGTGACTTTAACAAATTCAACCCTGGTCCTCTAGTATCATCATTTGACCTAAAACAAATCGTAAAGGAACCGACGCGTGGCACAAATATTCTCGACAAAATCTACACTTCAATTTCCACGTACTATGACGATGTTAAAATTCTTCCACCGGTTGGACAATCTGACCATTCAAGTGTATTTGTGCAGTCCTCAAAACAAAGTCGTGCACATCAACAGCCTACCTACTCTATTAGAAGAACTTCCAAATCTTCTGATAAACGAGGACTCGTTAACGAGCTGTCAACGGTTAATTGGTCTAATCTTTATCGCATGGACTCTGTGATTGACCAGTTTGTTCACTTCTCCCATACGTTATCGTTATCAGTGGATAAGCATCTACCTCTTCGCAAAACCAAGAACCATCCTAGTGATAAGCCATGGTTAAACGAGGACATAAAAGACGCCATCTCAAAGAAACAACGGGCGTGGTCATCTGGAAACACCCTAACGTATAACTTCTATCGCAACAAAGTTAATAAACTTTGTAAATCAGCTCGAAAAATATATTATGAGAATAACATCCTCAACACCAAAACTCGCGACGCTAATAAATGGTGGAAGAATGTCAAAACTGTGGCTGGTTTATCAAAATTTGATCCCCTGACAAGTATCGCTCACGAAAGAGAGTTTAAGAATGGTCTTGAACTTGCTGAAATTATCGCTTCTTCATTTTGCAAGGTTTCTAATGATTTACCATCTCTACAGTTTGATAAAGTCCCTGTCGATGGCGTGCCCGATGAGTTCATCATTACAAGTCACCACGTCGAGGCTGAATTGGAAAAGATCTGCTTACATAAAGCCCCTGGTCCAGATGATATTCCTAACTGGGTTCTTCTGGGTTCTTGCTCTATCTTCAATACTAGCATCAGACAAGGATCTGTTCCTGCGATCTGGAAATGTGCTGACGTAATCCCAGTCCTCAAGGTACCAAAGCCTAGATCAATCGAGTCGGATTTGCGGCCCATTTCCTTGACTCCAGTCCTGAGTAAAATCATAGAATGGTTTGTTTCTCGTTGGCTGCTACACTATATTAGACCCTACATCGACTCTTTCCAATTTGGGAACACTAAACATTGCAGTACCACACATGCCTTGATCCACTTGTTGCACAACTGGCTCAATGCACTCGATAATCCACAAGGTTATAACAATCAGATCTTGCATGATCGACTTCCCTCAAAGGCCTTTGACAAGATTGACCACAACATCCTTCTTCTGAAGTTAAAGGTCCTTGGCGTTCCGCCGATCCTTCTTAATTGGTGTGCGGACTTTCTCACAGAACGTAACTTACGAGTCAAGCTTGGACAAGTGAAATCATCCTGGCATCAATTAAATGCATCAGTACCACAGGGAACTAGACTAGGTCCAAGATTCTTCTTAATCATGATCAACGACCTCGATTGCAATCTTCCAATATATAAATATGTAGATGATTGTACGGTCTACGAGATTATCCCACGGTCATCTACTACGTCATCACTTCAGTTAGCTATAGATCAAATAACTGAATGGACTGAGTATAACAACATGAGTCTGAATgtaaagaaaaccaaagaacTTCGCATATCTTTTCTTAAGAAGCCTGTACAATTTGACAATCTAACTTCAGCTGGAACCGAAATCAACATTGTTGACAACTTTAAACTCCTCGGTGTAACTATATCCTCAGATTTAACTTGGAACACTCACATAGATGTAATATGCGCCAAAGCCAGTAGACGATTGTATGCATTGAGAATTCTCAAGCGTTCTGGGGCGCCACCAAAGGATATTATGTCTGTCTACTCCGCATTTATCAGACCCGTTCTCGAATATGCACGTCAAGTATGGCATTTCTCCATACCACAACACCTCAACGACCAGATTGAACAAGTTCAACGACGGGCATTGCGAATTGCACTACCACATCTGTCATACAGCGATGGACTTGAAGCCATGAATATACAAACACTTAACCAACGTAGAGAACACTGCCATAAACTTTATAAGAACATTTTTATTCAGGAAGATAATAAACTAAAAAATCTTATACCTGTACGTAAGTTAAATAAGTACAGTTTACGTACACCACGAACATTTGACTTATTTAAATGCAGGACTGAGAGAttaaaatcaagttttaaacCTAAATCTATGAGTAAATGGGACAATCCCAACGTTTAA
- the LOC137977181 gene encoding uncharacterized protein — MFTRDVGPVSIAGGCCDLDGTLKRFWEIESYGTELNDRVVCTEEKRLALEKVSSSFCYNGERYSVAVPWKGQRPQLPDNRQMAESRLLSTEKNLKKKEIVEREYKKTIETYVEKGYLRKVPENEAPPPEVWYLPHFPIVKMSKSTTKVRIVFDCSAKCKGISLNDVIHAGPKLQRELFDVLIRFRCNPVALVCDIQEMYLQIKIEPEDRPLFRILWRDGETGRNPDVYEFSRVVFGKNSEPFEAQFIAQENARRHQTEFPLAAETVLQSTYMDDSLDSVEEDEKGVELYHQLNALWAKEGMHARKWVSNSATVMAAIPEDDRATEVNIRDSKDTVTTTLGLQWNSTDDVLAVPATPVSEDYPITKRSVLKKIATVFDPLGLVSPFVVQAKIMLQELWNRGYDGDEEVQDEVANRLQVWFSQLSCLANVKIPRCLQNQQPVKSKELVTFIDASQQAYGAASYLRCEYEDGTVSAQLIASKSKVAPLTPMTVPRLELMGAIVGLRLTQSVSRVLELPVKAAPFYSDGTDVLWWIRGRGGTIVPARSIPWRIQSSSDRETDTDQEPTNEVESCVRRRRLYPFKWKSPVRRVSAL, encoded by the coding sequence ATGTTTACTAGGGATGTAGGGCCGGTTAGTATAGCTGGTGGTTGTTGTGATTTGGATGGAACGCTTAAGAGGTTTTGGGAGATCGAGAGTTATGGAACTGAACTGAATGACCGAGTCGTGTGTACTGAAGAAAAGAGATTGGCCTTGGAAAAAGTTAGCAGCTCATTTTGTTACAATGGTGAGAGATACAGTGTTGCTGTGCCATGGAAAGGACAGAGGCCTCAACTTCCCGATAATCGTCAGATGGCAGAATCCCGTCTTCTCAGCACGGAGAAAAacttgaagaagaaagaaattgtTGAAAGAGAGTACAAGAAGACCATCGAGACTTATGTCGAGAAGGGGTACCTGCGTAAAGTCCCAGAGAACGAAGCACCGCCCCCTGAAGTCTGGTACCTACCGCACTTCCCGATTGTTAAGATGAGCAAGTCAACAACCAAAGTAAGGATTGTCTTTGACTGTTCAGCCAAATGCAAAGGAATCTCTCTTAATGATGTCATTCATGCTGGGCCAAAGCTTCAGAGAGAACTGTTTGATGTTCTGATCCGCTTCCGCTGCAACCCGGTTGCACTTGTTTGTGACATTCAAGAGATGTACCTCCAGATAAAAATTGAGCCTGAAGACCGACCGTTGTTCCGAATTCTGTGGCGAGATGGGGAAACAGGCCGCAACCCAGATGTGTACGAATTCTCTAGAGTTGTTTTCGGAAAGAACTCAGAGCCTTTCGAAGCCCAGTTCATTGCCCAGGAGAATGCCAGGCGTCACCAAACCGAGTTCCCATTAGCTGCAGAAACTGTACTTCAATCCACCTACATGGATGATTCGTTAGACAGTGTTGAGGAGGACGAGAAAGGAGTTGAACTGTACCACCAGCTTAATGCATTGTGGGCAAAGGAAGGCATGCATGCCCGAAAATGGGTATCGAATTCAGCAACAGTGATGGCAGCCATACCTGAGGATGACCGAGCCACAGAGGTGAACATAAGAGACAGTAAGGACACAGTAACGACAACACTTGGTTTACAGTGGAACAGCACTGATGATGTATTGGCAGTACCTGCAACGCCCGTGTCCGAGGACTACCCAATTACTAAGAGGAGTGTTTTGAAGAAGATTGCAACTGTCTTTGACCCGCTTGGCCTAGTAAGCCCTTTCGTCGTACAAGCGAAGATCATGCTCCAAGAACTGTGGAACCGTGGCTATGACGGGGATGAGGAAGTTCAAGACGAAGTGGCTAATCGTCTTCAGGTCTGGTTCTCACAGCTGTCATGCCTAGCAAATGTCAAGATTCCGCGGTGCCTGCAAAACCAGCAACCAGTGAAGTCGAAGGAATTGGTGACCTTTATTGATGCCTCTCAGCAGGCCTATGGAGCTGCCTCATACTTGCGCTGTGAGTATGAAGATGGTACCGTGTCCGCACAGCTGATAGCTTCAAAGAGTAAGGTTGCACCGCTTACCCCCATGACTGTGCCAAGGCTGGAATTAATGGGAGCCATAGTGGGTTTAAGGTTAACCCAGTCCGTGTCCAGAGTCCTAGAACTACCCGTGAAAGCAGCGCCGTTCTATTCTGACGGCACAGATGTGCTCTGGTGGATTCGTGGAAGAGGTGGTACGATCGTGCCAGCACGAAGCATTCCCTGGCGAATACAAAGCTCTAGTGACCGGGAAACCGATACCGACCAAGAGCCCACTAATGAAGTTGAATCCTGTGTTAGACGAAGAAGGCTGTATCCGTTCAAATGGAAGTCTCCAGTTCGCAGAGTATCTGCCTTATGA
- the LOC137977182 gene encoding uncharacterized protein: protein MILPRGHCVTKLIVKHYHEQANHTAGTNFVLSQINEKYWIIAAREEIREWERECNMCKRMRGKTTTQVMAPIPEIRLRFTFRPFDQTAVHYAGPFTTVQGRGVRRQKRWLCLFTCLSTRAVHLEVAFGLDTDSSLIAFTRFTSRRGLPKEMASDCGTNFVGAVNEPKELISELDQDKIQQSTANRGATWRFNPPGAPHFGGIHEAMIKSAKKAIYGVIGTSDVTNEELITAVTGVESLLNARPLTYQSANPQDIVPLTPNHFLHGQLGGQFTPETVDTTEFSQRKRWRKVQEIISQVWRRWLQEYLALLSRRPKWTEVVKDLKEDDVVLVLDSKLPRGRWPLGRIIETYPGRDGHTRVAKIQCGASTVVRPIHKLVPLHES from the coding sequence ATGATCCTGCCTCGAGGACATTGTGTGACTAAACTTATTGTAAAGCATTATCATGAACAGGCCAATCATACAGCAGGAACCAACTTTGTATTGTCCCAAATTAACGAGAAGTATTGGATCATTGCAGCCCGAGAAGAGATCCGAGAGTGGGAGCGTGAGTGCAACATGTGTAAACGAATGCGGGGCAAGACCACTACACAGGTCATGGCCCCGATTCCAGAGATCCGTCTTCGCTTTACCTTCCGTCCCTTTGACCAAACAGCCGTTCACTATGCTGGGCCTTTTACCACTGTACAAGGACGAGGTGTGCGCCGACAGAAGAGGTGGCTGTGTTTGTTTACTTGTTTGTCAACCCGTGCGGTCCATTTGGAGGTAGCATTTGGTTTGGACACCGACAGCTCTCTGATTGCCTTTACACGCTTTACAAGCAGACGAGGACTGCCAAAGGAGATGGCGAGCGACTGTGGAACCAATTTTGTTGGAGCCGTCAACGAACCGAAAGAACTGATCAGTGAGCTGGACCAGGACAAGATTCAGCAAAGCACAGCCAATCGAGGAGCAACATGGAGATTCAACCCGCCCGGGGCACCACATTTTGGTGGCATTCATGAAGCCATGATAAAGTCAGCCAAGAAAGCTATTTACGGAGTAATCGGAACGAGTGACGTAACTAATGAAGAGTTAATTACCGCAGTGACTGGAGTGGAAAGCCTTCTCAATGCACGACCGCTCACCTACCAGTCAGCTAACCCCCAGGACATTGTACCGCTGACTCCAAACCACTTCTTACATGGACAGTTGGGCGGCCAATTCACACCTGAAACCGTTGACACCACCGAATTCAGTCAACGCAAACGTTGGCGAAAGGTCCAGGAGATAATTTCCCAAGTCTGGAGGAGGTGGCTACAAGAGTACCTTGCTTTGTTAAGCAGGAGGCCAAAGTGGACCGAAGTAGTCAAGGATCTTAAGGAGGATGATGTTGTCCTTGTCCTGGACTCTAAACTGCCCAGAGGACGGTGGCCTCTAGGACGCATCATCGAAACTTATCCAGGAAGGGATGGCCACACCAGAGTCGCTAAGATCCAATGTGGGGCGAGCACTGTTGTGAGACCAATCCATAAACTAGTGCCTTTGCACGAAAGTTAG